The DNA sequence ATGAATTTCCGGGAACTCAATGCATCGGATGAGCGGGGAATCGATGTCGTCCGGAACCAGATCAAACAGTTCGCCCGGACCGCACCGCTCGGTGGTGCCGAATTCAAGATCCTCTTTCTCGATGAGGCCGATGCACTCACCTCGGACGCTCAGGCTGCCCTGAGGAGAACGATGGAGAATTTTGCACAGAACTGCCGGTTCATTCTCTCCTGCAACTATTCCTCGAAGATCATCGATCCGATCCAGAGCCGGTGTGCCATTTACCGGTTCCGCCCGCTGGACCGTGCGGCCATCTCGTCCGAACTGCAACGCATTGCGGGTCGCGAGGGGCTCTCCATCACCGAGGAGGCGATCGACGCCATCGTGTACGTTTCGCTCGGCGATATGCGAAAGGCCATCAATGCCATTCAGGGCGCCGCCATCATCAGCGAGGAGATCACGGAGGACATGATCTACGAGATCACCTCGACGGCACGTCCGGACGAGATCGATGATCTCCTGGCAACCGCCCTCGAGGGGGATTATGAAGGGGCGGAGTCGATCACCAATGATCTTCTCTATTCCCGCGGGATCGCCCCGAATGAACTGATCAACCAGCTCTATCGTGCCGTTATCCGGAAGAACTTCGACCGGCAGCTGAAGGTGGAGATCATCTCGTACCTCGGCGAGGCGGACTTCCGGCTGAGCGAGGGGGCGTCGGCGGAGATCCAGATCGAGGCCCTGATTGCAAACATCGTCCTTACGGCAGAGCGGTACCGGGATCAGGCGGGTGAGAAGTAGGTGGGGGAGGATCTCGACGGAGTCGATTTCACCGACAGGGCGTCCGACTGGAACAAATTTTTGAAGAAGCATTACCGGAGGGAACTGGGGGAGATTGCAAGCCAGTATCCACACCTCCGGTCACTGGAGATCGATTACCGCGTGCTCCAGAAATCAGGGAGAACCGGTC is a window from the Methanovulcanius yangii genome containing:
- a CDS encoding replication factor C small subunit, producing the protein MESGNTIWIEKYRPMVLDDIVGQDEIVERLKSYVKSGNLPHLLFTGTAGIGKTTSAVALAREFFGDTWQMNFRELNASDERGIDVVRNQIKQFARTAPLGGAEFKILFLDEADALTSDAQAALRRTMENFAQNCRFILSCNYSSKIIDPIQSRCAIYRFRPLDRAAISSELQRIAGREGLSITEEAIDAIVYVSLGDMRKAINAIQGAAIISEEITEDMIYEITSTARPDEIDDLLATALEGDYEGAESITNDLLYSRGIAPNELINQLYRAVIRKNFDRQLKVEIISYLGEADFRLSEGASAEIQIEALIANIVLTAERYRDQAGEK